In Dolichospermum flos-aquae CCAP 1403/13F, the following proteins share a genomic window:
- a CDS encoding MFS transporter: MFPTEPTAVNNGFTGLLKNRGFMLLWIGQLISQLADKVFFVLMIALLQLYLPPNQIGGDARFYLYMAFTVPAILFGSAGGVIVDRVPKKLIMVGSDLVRGIFMLLIPFLPREFGILLFFTFSISTVTQFFAPAEQASIPLLVRKEGLMAANALFSSTMMAALIIGNAVATPMLNWFETFNKGFGKELVVGCLYLISAVIMMPIQFQEPKRIHEETAAINPWAEFLLGLRYLKQNRLVWNAMLQIVTLYCVFAALIELAIGMAARLHLAPEEFSSFVAAAGVGMVIGAAILGNFGHRLYNKPLPLIGFLMMAVSLGLFIFIDNQPLALGLCIFLGVGAAFVNVPMQTLIQQQTPSEMHGKVFGFQNHAINIALTAPLLITTKLVNAFGLSAVLFGMSIVVGAVGVWTWQNTRRVLQDVI, translated from the coding sequence ATGTTTCCCACTGAACCTACTGCTGTTAATAACGGTTTTACCGGACTGCTGAAAAACCGGGGTTTTATGCTCCTGTGGATTGGTCAACTAATTTCCCAATTAGCTGATAAGGTATTCTTTGTCTTAATGATTGCCTTACTGCAACTCTATTTACCCCCGAATCAGATAGGCGGTGATGCACGCTTCTATTTGTATATGGCATTTACCGTACCCGCAATATTGTTTGGCTCTGCCGGTGGTGTGATCGTTGACCGTGTGCCAAAAAAACTGATTATGGTGGGTTCAGATCTGGTACGGGGGATATTCATGCTGCTAATTCCCTTCCTGCCACGAGAATTTGGGATACTTTTATTCTTCACCTTTTCTATCTCTACCGTTACCCAGTTTTTTGCCCCAGCAGAACAGGCTTCAATTCCCCTGTTGGTAAGAAAAGAAGGTTTAATGGCTGCCAATGCCTTATTTAGCAGCACAATGATGGCTGCATTAATTATTGGTAATGCGGTGGCTACTCCGATGTTGAATTGGTTTGAAACCTTTAATAAGGGCTTTGGTAAAGAATTGGTCGTTGGCTGCTTATATCTAATTTCTGCCGTGATTATGATGCCGATTCAGTTTCAAGAACCCAAACGGATTCACGAAGAAACAGCCGCAATTAATCCCTGGGCTGAATTTTTGTTAGGACTACGCTATCTCAAACAAAATCGGCTGGTATGGAATGCCATGCTACAAATAGTTACATTATACTGCGTATTTGCCGCCCTGATAGAATTAGCCATTGGTATGGCGGCTAGGTTACATTTAGCACCAGAAGAATTTAGCTCTTTCGTAGCTGCGGCTGGGGTGGGTATGGTAATAGGTGCGGCTATTTTGGGGAATTTTGGACATAGACTATACAATAAACCCTTGCCTTTAATCGGATTTTTGATGATGGCGGTTTCATTAGGTTTATTCATTTTCATTGATAACCAACCCCTAGCATTAGGACTTTGTATTTTCTTAGGCGTGGGTGCAGCTTTTGTCAACGTGCCAATGCAAACTTTAATTCAGCAACAAACACCATCAGAAATGCACGGTAAAGTCTTTGGTTTTCAAAATCATGCCATTAATATCGCTCTGACAGCACCTCTATTAATTACGACAAAGCTAGTCAATGCCTTTGGATTGTCGGCGGTGTTATTCGGAATGAGTATAGTTGTCGGGGCTGTTGGTGTCTGGACTTGGCAAAATACTCGGCGGGTATTGCAAGATGTGATCTAA
- the ilvB gene encoding biosynthetic-type acetolactate synthase large subunit: MVSSSQISLPKSENNQQSPVSNSSVPSPKRASGGFALIDSLIRHGVEHIFGYPGGAILPIYDDLYKIEAGGTVKHILVRHEQGASHAADGYARATGKVGVCFGTSGPGATNLVTGIATAYMDSIPMIVVTGQVPRASIGTDAFQETDIYGITLPIVKHSYVVRDAKDMARIVAEAFHIASTGRPGPVLIDVPKDVALEEFDYVPVAPGSIKLPGYRPTVKGNPRQINAAIQLIRESRRPLLYVGGGAIAANAHEEVKQLAELFNLPVTTTLMGIGAFDEHHPLSLGMLGMHGTAYANFAVTDCDLLICVGARFDDRVTGKLDEFASLAKVIHIDIDPAEVGKNRVPQVPIVGDVKNVLKDLLRRCQEANTKATPNQNQEWLNLINSWKQDYPLIVPHHADSISPQEVIVEVGSQAPHAFYTTDVGQHQMWAAQFLKNGPRRWISSAGLGTMGFGVPAAMGAKVAFPDEEVICISGDASFQMCLQELGTLAQYGINVKTLILNNGWQGMVRQWQEAFYGQRYSSSNMEVGMPDIELLAQAYGIKGMVITKREELADKIAEMLAHNGPVIVNVHITRDENCYPMVAPGKNNSQMVGLPKPTPRTAVESISCSNCGTQNQPNHNFCSDCGTKL, translated from the coding sequence GTGGTTTCGTCTTCTCAAATCAGTCTCCCAAAATCTGAAAATAATCAGCAGTCTCCCGTATCTAATTCGTCAGTTCCCTCACCAAAACGGGCATCTGGCGGTTTCGCGTTGATAGATAGTCTCATCCGTCATGGTGTTGAGCATATTTTTGGTTATCCCGGTGGCGCGATTCTACCGATTTATGATGACCTCTATAAAATAGAAGCTGGGGGTACGGTCAAACATATCTTAGTTAGACATGAACAAGGTGCTTCCCACGCCGCCGACGGTTACGCCCGTGCTACTGGTAAAGTAGGAGTATGCTTTGGTACTTCCGGTCCTGGGGCAACCAACTTAGTTACGGGTATTGCTACGGCTTACATGGATTCTATCCCCATGATTGTGGTTACGGGACAAGTACCAAGAGCTTCCATTGGTACAGATGCTTTTCAGGAAACAGATATTTATGGAATTACCTTACCCATTGTTAAGCATTCTTATGTAGTCCGTGATGCCAAAGATATGGCGCGGATTGTGGCTGAAGCTTTTCACATTGCCAGCACTGGTAGACCTGGACCTGTTTTAATTGATGTTCCCAAAGATGTAGCGTTAGAAGAATTTGATTATGTGCCTGTGGCACCGGGTTCAATTAAGTTACCTGGCTACCGTCCCACAGTCAAGGGAAATCCGCGCCAAATTAATGCGGCAATTCAATTAATTAGAGAAAGTCGTCGCCCATTGTTGTATGTTGGGGGAGGAGCGATCGCCGCTAATGCCCACGAAGAAGTCAAACAACTGGCAGAATTATTTAATCTCCCCGTCACTACTACCTTAATGGGTATCGGTGCATTTGATGAACATCATCCCCTGTCCTTGGGAATGTTGGGAATGCACGGCACAGCCTACGCTAACTTTGCCGTTACAGATTGCGATTTATTAATTTGTGTTGGTGCAAGATTTGATGACCGAGTGACAGGTAAATTAGATGAATTTGCCTCTTTAGCCAAAGTCATTCACATTGATATTGACCCCGCAGAAGTCGGTAAAAACCGCGTTCCCCAAGTTCCCATTGTGGGGGATGTCAAAAACGTCTTAAAAGACCTGTTACGGCGATGTCAAGAGGCAAATACCAAAGCCACACCTAACCAAAACCAAGAATGGTTAAACTTAATTAACAGTTGGAAACAAGATTATCCTCTGATTGTCCCCCATCATGCCGACAGCATTTCTCCTCAAGAGGTAATTGTTGAAGTTGGTAGTCAAGCCCCCCACGCATTTTATACTACAGATGTTGGTCAACATCAAATGTGGGCAGCCCAATTCCTCAAAAATGGTCCAAGACGCTGGATTTCTAGTGCGGGTTTAGGAACAATGGGTTTTGGTGTTCCTGCGGCTATGGGTGCAAAGGTGGCATTCCCGGACGAAGAAGTAATCTGTATCAGCGGTGATGCCAGTTTCCAAATGTGTTTGCAGGAGTTGGGAACGTTAGCACAATATGGCATTAATGTCAAGACTTTGATCTTAAATAACGGTTGGCAGGGCATGGTGCGGCAGTGGCAGGAAGCCTTCTATGGACAGCGTTATTCATCTTCTAACATGGAAGTCGGAATGCCTGATATTGAGCTTTTAGCACAGGCTTATGGCATCAAGGGGATGGTAATTACTAAGCGGGAAGAATTGGCAGATAAAATTGCCGAAATGCTGGCACACAATGGCCCTGTAATTGTGAATGTCCACATTACCAGAGATGAAAATTGCTATCCCATGGTAGCGCCTGGTAAGAATAACTCGCAAATGGTTGGTTTACCTAAGCCAACACCAAGAACCGCAGTTGAATCAATTTCTTGCAGCAATTGTGGGACTCAAAACCAACCTAACCATAATTTCTGTTCTGATTGTGGAACAAAGTTGTAG
- a CDS encoding ribbon-helix-helix domain-containing protein — protein MSTKIRKQIYIQPRQEHLLKEIAQQTGISEAEIIRQAIDLHLGEITVPQTDISLWEAEREFIAQIKTRPVQAGGRDWKREDLYER, from the coding sequence GTGTCAACCAAAATTCGCAAGCAGATTTATATCCAACCACGTCAAGAACATCTACTCAAAGAGATTGCACAACAAACAGGTATAAGTGAAGCCGAGATTATCCGTCAAGCCATTGACCTTCATCTTGGTGAAATCACTGTCCCCCAAACCGATATCTCACTGTGGGAAGCCGAAAGAGAATTTATTGCACAAATCAAAACTCGACCTGTTCAAGCTGGAGGTAGAGACTGGAAGCGGGAAGACCTTTATGAACGGTAG
- a CDS encoding PIN domain-containing protein, whose product MNGRVFIDTNILVYIYDPLDTTKQEQAIAVVDRLIRSGKAVISTQVIGEFFMATTRTRRSLLTPAEALVRMRNYLAICHIVDMTKLISLEAIRGLETHNFSFWDAQIWATARLNQIEEIYSEDFPSGATVEGVKFTNPFKLSQ is encoded by the coding sequence ATGAACGGTAGAGTTTTTATTGATACTAATATTCTAGTGTACATCTACGATCCATTAGATACCACAAAACAGGAACAAGCGATCGCAGTTGTTGATAGGTTAATTCGTTCGGGGAAAGCAGTAATTAGTACCCAGGTGATAGGGGAGTTTTTTATGGCTACAACCCGCACTAGACGCTCGCTTTTAACTCCTGCTGAGGCATTGGTGCGAATGCGTAACTACTTAGCTATTTGCCATATTGTTGATATGACAAAATTAATCTCCCTAGAAGCGATTCGTGGACTAGAAACCCATAACTTTAGTTTTTGGGACGCGCAAATTTGGGCAACAGCAAGACTCAATCAAATTGAAGAAATTTACAGTGAAGATTTTCCATCAGGTGCAACTGTTGAGGGTGTAAAGTTTACAAATCCTTTTAAACTGAGTCAGTAA
- the iscB gene encoding RNA-guided endonuclease IscB yields MSKTLVLDTNKRPLDPIHPAQARQLLRNKKAAVFRQFPFTIILKESRPDSPVSPLRLKIDPGAKFTGMALVNDSTGEVVFAAELKHRGFVIRDALTSRRQLRRSRRARKTRYRQPRFLNRTRPNGWLAPSLQSRVENIKTWVKKLRKFAPIEAISQELVRFDMQLMANPDIQGKEYQQGTLAGYETKEYLLEKWNRQCAYCGVKDVPFQVEHIHPRAKGGSNSITNLTLSCEKCNTKKGTKDIKDFLKKDPTRLQKILKQAKRPLADAAAVNATRWALFRVLKDTGLPVETGSGGLTKFNRSQQNLAKTHWINAACVGQSTPILTIKGIKPLLIAANGHGSRQSCRTDKFGFPSRYVPRFKFVKGFQTGDIVKAVVTAGKKVGEYFGRVAIRTSGTFNISTNSGLVQGISHKYCLATHKKDGYSYAN; encoded by the coding sequence ATGTCCAAAACATTAGTATTAGACACAAACAAAAGACCATTAGATCCAATTCATCCAGCGCAAGCTAGACAACTATTAAGAAACAAAAAAGCAGCCGTATTCAGACAATTCCCATTCACAATTATCCTCAAAGAATCACGTCCAGATTCACCAGTATCACCTCTAAGATTAAAGATTGACCCTGGTGCAAAATTCACAGGAATGGCATTAGTTAACGACTCGACTGGAGAGGTTGTATTTGCAGCCGAATTAAAGCATAGAGGTTTTGTAATTCGAGATGCTTTAACTTCTAGACGACAACTAAGACGTTCTAGACGTGCCAGGAAAACCCGTTATAGACAACCAAGATTCTTGAATAGAACCCGTCCAAATGGATGGTTAGCACCAAGTTTACAAAGTCGAGTTGAGAACATCAAAACTTGGGTTAAGAAGTTACGGAAATTCGCACCAATTGAAGCTATTAGTCAAGAATTGGTACGGTTTGATATGCAGTTAATGGCTAATCCTGATATTCAAGGTAAGGAGTATCAGCAAGGTACTCTTGCTGGTTACGAAACTAAAGAATACTTACTAGAAAAGTGGAATAGACAATGTGCCTACTGTGGAGTGAAAGACGTTCCCTTCCAAGTAGAACACATTCATCCTCGTGCAAAAGGAGGTAGTAATTCAATTACAAATCTGACATTGAGTTGCGAGAAATGTAATACCAAAAAAGGAACTAAGGATATTAAAGACTTCCTCAAAAAAGACCCAACAAGATTACAGAAAATCTTGAAACAAGCTAAACGTCCTTTGGCTGATGCAGCCGCAGTAAACGCGACTAGATGGGCATTATTTAGAGTTTTGAAAGATACAGGACTACCAGTAGAAACAGGTTCAGGAGGTTTAACAAAGTTTAATCGTAGTCAACAAAATCTAGCAAAAACTCACTGGATTAATGCGGCTTGTGTTGGTCAATCAACCCCAATTCTAACCATCAAGGGGATTAAACCATTGTTGATTGCTGCTAATGGTCACGGTTCTAGACAATCTTGTAGAACAGACAAGTTTGGTTTTCCTTCTAGATACGTTCCACGGTTTAAGTTTGTTAAAGGTTTTCAAACTGGCGACATTGTAAAAGCAGTAGTAACAGCGGGCAAGAAAGTAGGTGAATATTTTGGGAGAGTTGCTATTAGAACTAGTGGAACTTTTAATATCTCGACCAATAGCGGATTAGTTCAAGGAATTAGTCACAAATATTGTTTAGCAACTCATAAAAAGGATGGATATAGTTATGCCAATTAA
- a CDS encoding tetratricopeptide repeat protein — protein sequence MKLPLIKYPILGIISLLLLSINIQPVFSSYYPTLILAQNSNSKAATESLNQGLQAIQLGQLEAAITAFRQAIKLEPKLAAAHYNLGLALRQSGQLQPAADAFYQATQADPQFALAFANLGGALLEGNNLKLAQDYLNQALKLNPNLGFAHYNMGLLKQQEKNWQSAIASFQKARTMSQNAPEPAYHLGICYLQLGKTEQAKAAFNQAIKINPKYAEAHYNLGSILFNQGKLTEALAAFRKSAAANPNYANAYYGAGLVFMQLKQYKQAVQVFQYSKDLYNIQGNLQWLKNSQQLLQEARKLNK from the coding sequence ATGAAATTACCATTAATTAAATATCCCATCTTGGGGATAATCAGTCTGTTATTATTAAGTATTAATATTCAACCCGTATTTTCCAGTTATTACCCTACTCTAATACTGGCACAAAACTCAAATAGCAAAGCAGCTACAGAATCTTTAAATCAAGGACTACAAGCAATTCAACTAGGACAATTAGAAGCAGCAATTACCGCTTTTCGTCAAGCTATTAAACTAGAGCCTAAATTAGCAGCAGCGCACTATAATTTGGGTTTAGCACTACGACAATCGGGACAGTTACAACCTGCGGCAGATGCTTTTTATCAAGCTACTCAAGCTGACCCTCAATTTGCGTTAGCCTTTGCAAATTTAGGAGGGGCGTTATTAGAAGGAAATAATTTAAAATTGGCGCAAGATTATTTAAATCAGGCTTTGAAGTTAAATCCCAATCTAGGTTTTGCCCATTATAACATGGGGTTGTTGAAGCAACAGGAGAAAAATTGGCAAAGTGCGATCGCCTCTTTTCAAAAAGCCAGAACAATGAGTCAAAATGCTCCTGAACCAGCCTATCATTTAGGGATCTGTTATTTGCAGCTAGGGAAAACTGAGCAAGCAAAAGCAGCTTTTAATCAAGCAATTAAAATCAATCCTAAATACGCAGAAGCACACTATAATCTTGGTTCAATTTTATTTAACCAGGGTAAATTAACCGAAGCTTTAGCAGCTTTCAGAAAATCAGCCGCAGCTAACCCTAATTATGCTAATGCTTATTATGGTGCAGGGTTAGTTTTTATGCAGTTGAAGCAGTATAAACAAGCTGTGCAAGTTTTCCAATATTCTAAAGATTTATATAATATTCAAGGTAATTTGCAGTGGCTGAAAAATTCCCAGCAGTTATTACAAGAAGCGCGAAAATTAAATAAGTAG
- the rpoD gene encoding RNA polymerase sigma factor RpoD: protein MNQANNVLDNIYQPDLEMINPPEIELQALLIEEQEDLLLTDDGEIDDFLEPQSDEDDAKSGKAAKSRRRTPIAKKKHYTEDSIRLYLQEIGRIRLLRADEEIELARKIAELLELERARERLCERLERDPRDSEWAAEVSLPLPTFRYRLHVGRRAKDKMVQSNLRLVVSIAKKYMNRGLSFQDLIQEGSLGLIRAAEKFDHEKGYKFSTYATWWIRQAITRAIADQSRTIRLPVHLYETISRIKKTTKLLSQEMGRKPTEEEIATRMEMTIEKLRFIAKSAQLPISLETPIGKEEDSRLGDFIESDGETPEDQVSKNLLREDLEKVLDSLSPRERDVLRLRYGLDDGRMKTLEEIGQIFNVTRERIRQIEAKALRKLRHPNRNSVLKEYIR from the coding sequence ATGAACCAGGCTAACAACGTACTCGATAATATTTATCAGCCTGACCTAGAAATGATAAATCCGCCTGAGATCGAATTACAAGCACTCTTAATAGAAGAACAAGAGGACTTATTGCTGACTGATGACGGCGAAATTGATGATTTTTTAGAGCCTCAGTCTGATGAGGACGACGCAAAGTCTGGAAAAGCCGCTAAATCGCGTCGTCGGACACCAATTGCCAAGAAAAAGCACTACACCGAAGATTCCATTCGTTTGTATTTGCAAGAAATTGGGCGGATTCGTTTGTTACGCGCAGACGAAGAAATTGAATTAGCGCGGAAAATTGCTGAATTACTGGAACTAGAACGAGCGAGGGAAAGGCTTTGTGAACGCCTAGAACGCGATCCTAGAGACAGTGAATGGGCAGCAGAAGTATCGTTACCATTACCGACCTTTCGTTATCGGCTGCACGTTGGCCGCAGAGCGAAGGACAAAATGGTACAATCTAACCTGCGGCTTGTAGTTTCCATTGCCAAAAAATACATGAATCGGGGCTTGTCCTTCCAAGACTTGATTCAAGAGGGTAGTTTGGGTTTGATTCGTGCCGCTGAAAAGTTTGATCACGAAAAAGGCTATAAGTTTTCTACCTACGCTACATGGTGGATACGTCAAGCAATTACAAGAGCGATCGCTGATCAGTCCCGCACTATCCGGTTACCAGTTCATCTCTACGAAACCATTTCTCGGATTAAGAAAACCACCAAACTCCTCTCCCAAGAAATGGGACGCAAACCCACAGAAGAAGAAATTGCGACTCGCATGGAAATGACCATCGAGAAACTGCGGTTTATTGCTAAATCTGCCCAGTTGCCAATTTCCTTAGAAACACCTATCGGTAAAGAAGAAGATTCCCGTTTAGGTGATTTTATCGAATCTGATGGCGAAACACCAGAAGATCAAGTTTCTAAGAACCTGCTGCGGGAAGACCTAGAAAAAGTCCTAGATAGTCTCAGTCCCCGTGAAAGAGACGTTCTCCGACTTCGCTATGGTTTAGATGATGGTCGCATGAAAACTCTGGAAGAAATCGGCCAGATTTTCAATGTTACCCGCGAACGCATTCGCCAAATCGAAGCTAAAGCACTCCGTAAACTACGCCATCCTAATCGGAATAGTGTACTGAAAGAGTATATTCGTTAA
- the gyrB gene encoding DNA topoisomerase (ATP-hydrolyzing) subunit B, whose protein sequence is MTSSYSADQIQVLEGLEAVRKRPGMYIGTTGPRGLHHLVYEVVDNSVDEALAGHCTHVEVDINADGSVTVTDDGRGIPVDIHPKTGKSALETVLTVLHAGGKFGGGGYKVSGGLHGVGISVVNALSEFVEVTVWRDHKVHNQRYERSFAVTELVATPYEEDRTGTSITFKPDTQIFTTSIEFDYITLSGRLRELAYLNAGVRIIFTDHRLEILKSDTPRIETYEYKGGIKEYIAYMNREKQPLHEEIIYVQGERNNVQVEVSLQWCTDAYTDNVLGFANNIRTIDGGTHLEGLKAVLTRTLNATARKRNKIKEGESNLSGEHVREGLTAVISVKVPDPEFEGQTKTKLGNTEVRGIVDSFVGEVLTEYLDFHPAIADAILDKAIQAFKAAEAARHARELVRRKSVLESSPLPGKLADCSSRDPAESEIYIVEGDSAGGCFHGDTLVALVDGRSLSFKEIVAEQAIGKEHFCYTIRNDGTIGVERIINPRMTKANAEVIKVTLDNGETIVCTPAHRFMLRDGSYKQAAFLTPDDSLMPLYQQISDINNLGITINGYEMVWNPRSDSWLFTHTLADWYNRYLGVYQLTDGEHCHHIDFNKRNNNPTNLQRLSVESHLALHRAHIEKTLHRQDVIEKSRKTRQGKEFRAKMSQRMQQPETQQILSAQAKEQWQDEAYQSYMLGKWREFYDNNETYRQENHERLNQAQQDYWSDEANRLAQSQRVSTYFANNPQARETQSVLAKEQWENEALLTWRREKTQQQWTPEFRAQRHATLQQTYYRKTITVLKQIEVEQGKLDLEAYNTYRQQTKDKSLLRFDSFCQRYFDGNPALAYEAVANYNHRIVSIERLAEQVDVYDIEVPQTHNFALASGVFVHNSAKQGRDRRTQAILPLRGKILNIEKTDDSKIYKNNEIQSLITALGLGVKGEEFNAAQLRYHHIVLMTDADVDGAHIRTLLLTFFYRYQRALIEQGFIYIACPPLYKVERGKNYQYCYSERELQQHLGTLPSNANYTIQRFKGLGEMMPEQLWTTTMNPETRTLKRVEIEDAAEADRIFTILMGDRVAPRREFIETYGSKLNMTDLDI, encoded by the coding sequence ATGACGAGCAGTTACAGTGCCGATCAGATTCAAGTTCTGGAAGGTCTGGAAGCCGTCCGCAAACGACCAGGGATGTACATTGGTACTACAGGTCCGCGAGGACTCCACCATTTAGTTTACGAGGTAGTGGACAACTCTGTTGATGAAGCTTTAGCTGGTCACTGTACCCATGTTGAAGTGGATATCAATGCTGATGGTTCTGTGACAGTAACAGATGATGGTCGGGGTATTCCCGTAGACATCCACCCAAAAACCGGGAAATCAGCTTTAGAAACAGTGTTAACTGTTCTCCACGCTGGTGGTAAGTTTGGTGGTGGTGGCTACAAAGTTTCCGGTGGTTTACACGGGGTGGGTATTTCCGTTGTTAACGCCCTGTCTGAGTTTGTAGAAGTTACGGTTTGGCGTGATCACAAGGTACATAACCAGCGATATGAACGCAGTTTCGCCGTTACGGAATTGGTCGCAACGCCTTATGAAGAAGATAGAACGGGTACTTCTATTACCTTCAAGCCAGATACACAAATTTTTACCACTAGCATAGAATTTGATTACATTACTTTATCAGGTCGTTTGCGCGAGTTGGCGTATTTGAATGCAGGTGTCAGAATTATTTTTACGGATCATCGTTTAGAAATCCTGAAAAGCGACACACCGAGAATAGAAACTTACGAATATAAAGGCGGTATTAAGGAATATATCGCCTACATGAATCGTGAAAAGCAACCACTTCATGAAGAAATTATCTATGTGCAAGGGGAACGTAACAACGTCCAGGTAGAAGTTTCTTTGCAGTGGTGTACGGATGCTTACACAGATAATGTCCTCGGCTTTGCTAATAATATTCGGACTATTGATGGTGGTACGCACTTAGAAGGTTTAAAGGCAGTTTTAACTCGGACATTAAATGCCACCGCTCGTAAACGGAATAAAATTAAAGAAGGTGAATCTAACCTCAGTGGTGAACACGTCCGTGAAGGTTTAACGGCTGTAATTTCTGTTAAAGTCCCTGATCCTGAATTTGAAGGACAAACTAAAACTAAACTGGGAAATACAGAGGTTCGCGGGATTGTTGATTCTTTTGTGGGTGAAGTTCTTACAGAGTATTTGGACTTCCATCCGGCGATCGCTGATGCTATTTTAGATAAAGCTATCCAAGCGTTTAAAGCTGCTGAAGCTGCCCGTCATGCGCGGGAATTAGTCCGTCGGAAATCAGTATTAGAATCTTCTCCTCTTCCGGGTAAATTAGCAGATTGTAGTTCCCGCGACCCTGCTGAGTCGGAAATATACATCGTGGAAGGCGATTCTGCGGGTGGCTGTTTTCATGGTGATACATTAGTAGCATTAGTTGATGGGCGATCGCTCAGTTTTAAAGAAATCGTCGCCGAACAAGCAATCGGCAAAGAGCATTTTTGCTACACCATTCGTAATGATGGCACTATTGGGGTAGAACGGATTATTAACCCCCGCATGACTAAAGCCAATGCTGAAGTCATTAAGGTAACATTAGATAATGGCGAAACAATTGTTTGCACACCGGCTCATCGCTTCATGTTACGCGATGGCAGCTACAAGCAAGCTGCATTTTTAACCCCTGATGATTCCCTCATGCCCCTATATCAGCAAATATCTGATATAAACAATCTAGGGATTACCATTAATGGTTATGAAATGGTTTGGAATCCCCGTTCTGATTCTTGGTTGTTCACCCATACCTTAGCGGATTGGTATAACCGTTATTTAGGTGTTTATCAGCTAACAGACGGAGAACATTGCCATCATATTGATTTCAACAAACGCAATAACAATCCTACCAATTTACAGCGATTATCGGTTGAGTCCCACTTAGCTTTGCATCGCGCTCATATTGAAAAAACATTACATCGTCAAGATGTAATTGAAAAGAGCCGGAAAACTCGTCAAGGTAAAGAATTTCGTGCCAAGATGAGTCAAAGAATGCAGCAGCCGGAAACGCAGCAAATTTTGTCAGCACAAGCTAAGGAACAATGGCAAGATGAAGCTTATCAAAGCTATATGCTGGGCAAATGGAGAGAGTTTTATGACAATAACGAAACTTATCGTCAGGAAAACCATGAACGCCTCAATCAAGCACAGCAAGACTATTGGAGTGATGAAGCCAACCGTTTAGCCCAATCCCAAAGAGTTAGCACCTATTTTGCGAATAATCCCCAAGCCCGTGAAACTCAATCAGTTTTGGCTAAGGAACAATGGGAAAATGAAGCTTTATTGACATGGCGGCGAGAAAAAACACAGCAACAATGGACACCTGAATTTCGCGCCCAACGTCATGCTACTTTGCAGCAAACCTACTATCGCAAAACTATTACTGTCCTCAAGCAGATTGAAGTTGAGCAAGGTAAGCTTGATTTAGAAGCTTATAATACTTACCGTCAACAGACAAAAGACAAGTCTTTATTACGGTTTGATAGTTTTTGTCAACGTTACTTTGATGGTAATCCAGCATTAGCTTATGAAGCTGTTGCTAATTACAATCACCGCATTGTCAGTATTGAACGTTTAGCAGAACAGGTAGACGTTTACGATATCGAAGTTCCGCAAACACATAACTTCGCTTTAGCCAGTGGTGTTTTTGTTCACAATAGCGCCAAACAAGGACGCGATCGCCGCACCCAAGCAATTCTGCCCTTGCGTGGTAAAATCCTCAACATCGAAAAAACCGACGACTCTAAAATCTATAAAAATAACGAAATTCAATCGTTAATTACTGCACTCGGTTTAGGTGTCAAAGGTGAAGAATTTAATGCTGCACAATTACGATATCATCACATAGTCTTGATGACCGATGCTGACGTAGATGGGGCGCACATCCGCACGCTGTTGCTAACTTTCTTCTATCGCTATCAACGGGCATTGATTGAACAAGGTTTCATCTATATTGCTTGTCCTCCACTGTACAAAGTAGAACGAGGAAAAAATTATCAGTATTGTTACAGCGAACGGGAATTGCAACAGCATCTAGGTACTCTTCCCAGCAATGCTAACTATACCATTCAACGTTTTAAAGGTTTGGGAGAAATGATGCCAGAACAACTGTGGACAACCACCATGAATCCAGAAACCCGTACCCTCAAACGAGTGGAAATTGAAGACGCAGCCGAAGCTGATCGGATTTTTACCATCTTAATGGGCGATCGCGTCGCACCAAGACGGGAATTCATTGAAACTTATGGTTCTAAACTGAATATGACAGATTTAGATATCTAA